The Brienomyrus brachyistius isolate T26 unplaced genomic scaffold, BBRACH_0.4 scaffold45, whole genome shotgun sequence genome has a window encoding:
- the LOC125723077 gene encoding uncharacterized protein LOC125723077 translates to MEGTEAGISMMDMLNGGEENVCEVGVNVEEVKGGGGKSTGNAVEYVVSQVGRTWLEPIQEEDLEEDEERDEELQEAEDTDAATVDSWQCMAAYVARIWLQTLQEDGPEENEEADVVFQQAEDADATTLVRFQCMVASEDRSQLLTIPEEGPEEEDETEVMKTDKTKEDADAAEKIYSEEVSFHVNAEDLSEDDTEKSHKKKKKKMKWCFFCCPLPFRRSSKRQ, encoded by the coding sequence atggaggggacagaggctggtattagtatgatggatatgctaaatggaggtgaggagaatgtatgtgaggtgggagtgaatgtggaggaggttaagggaggaggagggaaaagtacagggaatgctgtggaatatgtggtgtcacaagtaggcagaacttggctagaacccatccaggaggaagaccttgaggaagatgaagaaagagatgaggagcttcaggaagcagaagacactgatgctgccacagtggacagttggcagtgcatggcggcatatgtagccagaatatggctgcagactttacaggaagatggacctgaggaaaatgaagaagctgatgtggtattccagcaggcagaagatgctgatgctaccacactggtcaggtttcagtgtatggtggcatctgaagacagatcacagctactgactataccagaagaaggacctgaggaagaggacgagactgaagtgatgaagacagataaaacaaaagaagatgctgatgctgccgagaagatctacagtgaagaagtatcattccatgtgaatgccgaagatctttctgaagatgatactgagaagagccacaagaagaagaagaagaagatgaagtggtgcttcttctgctgtcccctgcccttcagaagaagtagcaagaggcagtaa